Proteins encoded by one window of Chondromyces crocatus:
- a CDS encoding expansin EXLX1 family cellulose-binding protein → MGAWLRMGVGVVMCVGLLAACGDDDGDTGSQGATGEGAASAGSGAGSAGSGAGPGGGCALESATHAGEGTYYDADGSGNCSFPPSPGDLLVAAMNQADYEGSAACGACIALDGPDGSVTVRIVDRCPECAPGDVDMSPQAFEQIAPIAAGRVPITWRYVACGLTGAVVYHFKDGSNPWWAGVQVRNHRYPIAELSFRNADGQFVPLGRENYNYFIGENMGEGPFTFRVTDTLGNVIEDEGIPLRDDGESPGTSQFPACPEN, encoded by the coding sequence ATGGGTGCTTGGTTGCGCATGGGCGTCGGGGTCGTGATGTGCGTCGGGCTTCTCGCTGCGTGTGGCGATGACGACGGCGACACGGGGTCGCAAGGCGCGACGGGCGAGGGCGCCGCGTCGGCGGGAAGCGGCGCCGGGTCCGCAGGGAGCGGAGCCGGACCCGGGGGTGGATGCGCGCTGGAGTCGGCAACGCACGCCGGCGAGGGGACGTACTACGACGCTGATGGGTCCGGGAACTGTAGCTTCCCTCCTTCGCCCGGCGACCTGCTCGTGGCGGCGATGAACCAGGCCGACTACGAGGGCTCGGCAGCATGCGGCGCTTGCATCGCGCTCGACGGGCCGGATGGCTCGGTGACGGTGCGAATCGTGGACCGTTGTCCCGAGTGCGCGCCGGGGGACGTCGACATGAGCCCGCAGGCCTTCGAGCAGATCGCGCCGATCGCGGCGGGGCGGGTGCCGATCACCTGGCGCTACGTGGCGTGCGGGCTGACCGGCGCGGTGGTGTACCACTTCAAGGACGGCAGCAACCCGTGGTGGGCTGGCGTGCAGGTGCGGAACCACCGCTACCCGATCGCGGAGCTCTCCTTCCGCAACGCCGACGGACAGTTCGTGCCGCTCGGGCGTGAGAACTACAACTACTTCATCGGGGAGAACATGGGCGAAGGGCCGTTCACGTTCCGGGTGACCGACACGCTCGGGAATGTGATCGAAGACGAGGGGATCCCGCTGCGCGACGACGGAGAGTCACCCGGCACGTCGCAGTTCCCCGCCTGCCCGGAAAACTGA
- a CDS encoding CapA family protein — protein MPVLPLQRSLCPSQRRLERTRPFVAPVLAALAVASTIAAVPAVASAQYAFNESEANFDLLYAATPIALTGLVLDEAGAPVAGAIVTTVGWGVAESNEGLTATTDASGAFAFPTLSRRSVLLKVERTNYYAEIVPVDLQRPLAEDDADAGDIVLTQKKAGRARLIFGGDTMLGRRFTDANGDGIEGEPGDLIRPTARAEDAIAVTRFIADALGAADYTTVNLETPATAYPEQPHPFKSFSFYSHPETLAGLVAAGVDGVSLGNNHVYDYLDPGLLDTLMETSDAGLDWCGAGMDETEARGSVIYRTVGQGVQIALQGFNQLVNDGTTHPLYSLVARDSPQVKGGALEMSAANVTGFVSAEASERAAIPMLHGGTEYSDYPSATIRTRMIQAAQQGAALVVAHHPHEVQGVGVVTTNRGPRLVLMSLGNLIFDQDVFETFQSYIAVVDIDQSSPGVQTVRKMQLVPIHIEGYVPKLVSGAWLDRAGREVGHLSTTLPVVASGPNPSDGLSGAVVFPSGNRVLVASGAAGYATSEEVTQLNAPLTTGATPTLEYVRMEQADSLARVQTSTAMSCQVGREISLYGDFEDLDVDDVFSEGTMWDQTSARFVQNSVTRSGTGALVLLRQSSNSGNASSWMRNRIKVPGNQALTLRGWVKGNNSGQFQVQVYWYTSSGATVSSPTVFTRGAGTYDWESFSVNLTAPANSASIRAYYRSLPPAAGEGATFVDDVSLVQWESSMPNAASGWNLPTPNAWGFVRCTGGSGNQATISLTHRMYSATSMLP, from the coding sequence ATGCCTGTACTTCCGCTCCAGCGTTCTCTGTGTCCTTCGCAGCGTCGCCTCGAAAGAACGCGGCCGTTCGTCGCCCCGGTGCTCGCAGCGCTCGCCGTGGCGTCCACGATCGCTGCGGTGCCTGCCGTGGCGAGCGCGCAGTATGCGTTCAACGAGAGCGAGGCGAACTTCGATTTGCTCTACGCGGCGACGCCGATCGCGCTCACCGGGCTGGTGCTCGACGAGGCCGGCGCACCCGTGGCAGGTGCGATCGTCACCACCGTGGGCTGGGGCGTGGCCGAGAGCAACGAGGGGCTCACGGCGACGACGGACGCTTCGGGAGCGTTCGCGTTCCCGACCCTCTCGCGGCGATCCGTGCTGCTCAAGGTGGAGCGGACGAACTACTACGCCGAGATCGTCCCGGTGGATCTGCAGCGGCCTCTCGCGGAGGACGACGCGGACGCGGGTGACATCGTGCTCACGCAGAAGAAGGCAGGTCGGGCGCGCTTGATCTTCGGCGGAGACACCATGCTCGGCCGGCGCTTCACCGACGCGAACGGCGACGGGATCGAGGGCGAGCCAGGGGATCTGATCCGGCCGACGGCGCGCGCCGAGGACGCGATTGCCGTGACGCGCTTCATCGCCGACGCGCTCGGAGCGGCCGACTACACGACCGTGAACCTGGAGACGCCGGCGACGGCGTACCCGGAGCAGCCGCATCCCTTCAAATCGTTCAGCTTCTACTCGCACCCGGAGACGCTGGCCGGGCTCGTGGCCGCTGGAGTCGACGGGGTGTCGCTCGGGAACAACCACGTGTACGACTACCTGGATCCCGGCCTGCTCGACACGCTGATGGAGACGTCCGACGCAGGGCTGGACTGGTGCGGCGCCGGAATGGACGAGACCGAGGCCCGAGGCTCGGTCATCTACCGGACGGTGGGCCAGGGCGTGCAGATCGCGCTGCAAGGGTTCAACCAGCTCGTGAACGACGGGACCACGCACCCCCTGTACTCGCTGGTGGCGCGGGACTCACCTCAGGTCAAGGGAGGCGCGCTGGAGATGAGCGCGGCGAACGTCACGGGGTTCGTCTCCGCGGAGGCGTCGGAACGCGCCGCGATCCCGATGCTGCACGGGGGCACGGAGTACTCGGACTACCCGAGCGCGACGATCCGGACGCGGATGATCCAGGCGGCGCAGCAGGGGGCCGCGCTGGTGGTGGCGCACCACCCGCACGAGGTGCAAGGCGTGGGCGTGGTGACGACGAACAGGGGCCCGCGTCTGGTGCTGATGTCGCTGGGGAACCTGATCTTCGATCAGGACGTGTTCGAGACCTTCCAGTCGTACATCGCCGTGGTCGACATCGATCAGTCGTCGCCCGGGGTGCAGACGGTGCGGAAGATGCAGCTCGTGCCGATCCACATCGAGGGGTACGTGCCGAAGCTGGTGAGCGGTGCGTGGCTGGATCGTGCAGGCCGCGAGGTCGGGCATCTCTCGACGACGTTGCCGGTGGTGGCGAGCGGCCCGAATCCCTCGGATGGGCTGTCCGGCGCCGTGGTGTTTCCTTCGGGGAACCGGGTGCTGGTGGCGAGCGGAGCGGCCGGGTACGCCACCAGCGAGGAGGTGACACAGCTCAACGCACCCCTCACGACGGGCGCGACGCCGACGCTGGAGTACGTACGGATGGAGCAAGCCGACAGCTTGGCGCGGGTGCAGACGAGCACCGCCATGAGCTGCCAGGTCGGTCGCGAGATCTCGCTGTACGGGGACTTCGAGGATCTGGACGTGGACGACGTGTTCTCGGAGGGCACGATGTGGGATCAGACGAGCGCCCGCTTCGTGCAGAACAGCGTGACACGGAGCGGTACGGGGGCGCTGGTGCTGCTGCGCCAGAGTTCCAACAGCGGGAACGCTTCGTCGTGGATGAGGAACCGGATCAAGGTCCCCGGCAATCAGGCGCTGACGCTGCGGGGGTGGGTGAAGGGGAACAACTCCGGCCAGTTCCAGGTCCAGGTGTACTGGTACACCTCGAGCGGAGCGACCGTATCGAGCCCCACGGTGTTCACGCGAGGCGCAGGTACGTACGACTGGGAGTCGTTCTCGGTCAACCTGACGGCGCCTGCGAATTCGGCCTCGATCCGCGCGTATTACCGGTCGCTGCCTCCCGCAGCGGGAGAGGGTGCGACGTTCGTCGACGATGTGTCGCTCGTGCAGTGGGAGAGCAGCATGCCGAATGCGGCGAGCGGGTGGAATTTGCCGACGCCCAACGCATGGGGCTTCGTTCGCTGCACCGGGGGTAGTGGAAATCAGGCAACGATCTCGCTCACTCACAGGATGTACAGCGCGACGAGCATGCTACCTTGA
- a CDS encoding M23 family metallopeptidase, translated as MAFGTVVAGCGPGDEVVWPVGGDAQRLSSTFGPRLQVGRNMSYDFHRGIDIPAEEGTSVLAIAKGVVKRAGDDPAYSDTMVQVEHCDGADCYYSNYLHLSEACVEVGDEVSAGEVVGHSGIAESGFPHLHFEIREGRSEQAYAVHPLRWLPGLRWAAPTVAILSVDDPGSGRVAVQVEVGTIGVDPALLRVEVTTHDRTSGETLDEKVFDVEEWNRKYTLSDTPKQIDEPELDGIRLEPAAFTQGAPAYGLRIRFSRLNGASRDLGVTVKAIDTYGASSEASLP; from the coding sequence ATGGCCTTCGGAACCGTGGTCGCAGGCTGTGGGCCAGGCGATGAGGTGGTCTGGCCCGTGGGAGGGGACGCGCAGCGCCTGTCGTCGACCTTCGGCCCGCGGCTCCAGGTGGGCCGCAACATGTCGTACGACTTTCACCGGGGGATCGACATCCCCGCAGAGGAAGGGACGTCGGTCCTCGCCATCGCGAAGGGCGTGGTGAAGCGGGCCGGAGATGATCCGGCGTACTCGGACACGATGGTCCAGGTGGAGCACTGCGACGGCGCTGATTGTTACTACAGCAACTATCTCCACCTCTCCGAGGCGTGCGTGGAGGTCGGTGACGAGGTGAGCGCCGGCGAGGTGGTGGGGCATTCGGGCATCGCGGAGAGCGGGTTCCCGCACCTGCACTTCGAGATCCGCGAGGGGCGCTCGGAGCAGGCGTACGCGGTGCATCCGCTGCGCTGGCTGCCCGGGCTGCGCTGGGCGGCGCCGACGGTGGCGATCCTGTCGGTGGACGATCCGGGCTCGGGTCGGGTGGCGGTCCAGGTGGAGGTGGGCACGATCGGGGTCGATCCGGCGCTGCTGCGGGTCGAGGTGACGACCCACGATCGGACGTCGGGAGAGACGCTCGACGAGAAGGTGTTCGATGTGGAGGAGTGGAACCGGAAGTACACGCTCTCGGACACGCCGAAGCAGATCGACGAGCCCGAACTCGATGGGATCCGGCTCGAGCCCGCGGCGTTCACGCAAGGGGCGCCGGCCTACGGGCTGCGCATCCGGTTCAGCCGGCTGAACGGGGCGTCGCGGGATCTCGGGGTGACGGTGAAGGCGATCGACACCTACGGGGCATCGAGCGAGGCGTCGTTGCCTTGA
- a CDS encoding serine/threonine-protein kinase, whose product MSGPWTSPVPIGTLIAGKYRVDHVLGVGGMGAVVAATHLDLDEVRALKLMHEAESENPIAVERFMREARAAVKLKSEHVAQVYDVGRLDSGVPYIVMEYLEGSDLSRVARKEGALPPSEVAHYMLQACDAMAEAHALGIVHRDLKPANLFLTRRDDGSPCLKVLDFGISKILFQGSQPDLEITGKEVLGSPHYMSPEQMRSTKNADPRSDVWSLGAITYRLVTGRLPFPADSAMELAARILETVPQRPTAIRPEIPAGLEDVILRCLEKDPDKRIQSAHELAAALLPFAPTEALDMLPASRRLRSIAPPRNSIAPPRNSIAPAAADPTLTPLPFPAIPRPPAMPTLVGAASNAAQATWPSLPTPGPGTTTGMSNLGAWGATGSDLVPPPSSTRPRRFLALSAGALVLAAAAVVVLTWSSGTPADSHAASGAVTAPLPAEPVPPALPAAADSAQPPAAGHAGSAASAQRPLTAPAPTTARTASAPATQNVAAKRSPLTPPQR is encoded by the coding sequence ATGAGCGGGCCGTGGACCTCCCCCGTACCGATCGGCACCTTGATCGCCGGCAAGTACCGCGTCGATCACGTGCTCGGCGTCGGCGGCATGGGCGCGGTCGTCGCGGCCACCCACCTCGACCTCGACGAGGTGCGCGCCCTCAAACTCATGCACGAGGCCGAGAGCGAGAACCCGATCGCCGTCGAGCGCTTCATGCGCGAAGCGCGCGCCGCGGTGAAGCTCAAGAGCGAGCACGTCGCCCAGGTCTATGACGTCGGTCGCCTCGACTCCGGCGTCCCCTACATCGTGATGGAGTACCTCGAAGGCAGCGACCTGAGCCGCGTCGCTCGCAAGGAGGGGGCGCTCCCCCCGTCCGAGGTCGCCCACTACATGCTGCAGGCGTGCGACGCCATGGCCGAGGCCCACGCCCTCGGCATCGTCCACCGCGACCTCAAGCCGGCAAACCTCTTCCTCACCCGGCGCGACGACGGCTCCCCGTGCCTCAAGGTCCTCGACTTCGGCATCTCCAAGATCCTCTTCCAGGGCTCCCAGCCCGACCTCGAGATCACCGGCAAAGAGGTCCTCGGCTCCCCGCACTACATGTCGCCCGAGCAGATGCGTTCCACGAAGAACGCCGACCCGCGCTCGGACGTCTGGTCGCTCGGCGCGATCACCTACCGCCTCGTCACCGGCCGCCTCCCGTTCCCTGCCGACTCGGCCATGGAACTCGCCGCGCGCATCCTGGAGACCGTCCCCCAGCGACCCACCGCCATCCGCCCGGAGATCCCGGCGGGCCTCGAAGACGTCATCCTGCGCTGCCTCGAGAAGGATCCCGACAAGCGCATCCAGAGCGCCCACGAGCTGGCCGCGGCCCTCTTGCCCTTTGCGCCGACCGAGGCCCTGGACATGCTCCCCGCCTCGCGCCGCCTCCGCTCCATCGCGCCGCCGCGCAACTCCATCGCGCCGCCGCGCAACTCCATCGCACCTGCCGCCGCCGACCCGACGCTCACCCCGCTCCCGTTCCCCGCCATCCCTCGACCGCCCGCCATGCCGACGCTCGTGGGTGCTGCGAGCAACGCCGCTCAGGCCACCTGGCCCTCCTTGCCGACCCCCGGCCCAGGCACCACCACCGGCATGTCCAACCTCGGCGCCTGGGGGGCCACGGGCAGCGACCTCGTTCCGCCCCCTTCCTCCACGCGCCCCCGCCGCTTCCTCGCGCTCTCTGCTGGCGCCCTGGTCCTCGCAGCTGCGGCCGTGGTGGTGCTGACCTGGTCCTCGGGCACGCCTGCGGACAGCCATGCCGCCTCGGGGGCTGTGACCGCCCCGCTTCCTGCCGAACCCGTACCTCCTGCGCTTCCAGCAGCGGCCGACTCCGCCCAGCCACCCGCAGCGGGGCACGCTGGCTCCGCAGCCTCCGCGCAGCGCCCGCTCACCGCGCCTGCCCCCACGACGGCGCGCACGGCCTCCGCCCCCGCGACCCAGAACGTCGCCGCGAAGCGCTCCCCCCTCACGCCTCCGCAGCGCTGA
- a CDS encoding RluA family pseudouridine synthase, producing the protein MKFTITDLEAGSRLDKLLVQLVPGLGRAAAKRLFDEGRVRVVAPERTGRGRVASKGDVAAAGEVIELDLEPDDASGAAIPEPDAPLQVILERHDLVIVDKPAGMPTAPLKPGERGTLANALVGHYPEMANIGFSSREPGLCHRLDTETSGLVLAARTAKAFAALVNALKEARLDKRYLLICQSGDLPEIGAIEIPLAPHPKDRRRVYPCIHPRDVIRYEPRPATTTYRRVALAGLWELVEARAPKAMRHQIRAHFAAIGHPLAGDTLYGGPAAPGLERHALHAEYIAWAGSAEVPAFTARSPLPPDMQAIVGTPDMASDSTAEAAALDDELDDDVDEEDEDDVDEGDEDDDEPSDGADDTGAR; encoded by the coding sequence ATGAAATTCACCATCACCGATCTCGAAGCCGGCAGCCGGCTGGACAAACTCCTCGTGCAGCTCGTGCCCGGCCTCGGCCGTGCCGCCGCCAAGCGACTCTTCGACGAAGGCCGCGTCCGCGTCGTCGCTCCGGAGCGCACGGGCCGCGGCCGCGTCGCCTCCAAGGGGGACGTCGCCGCCGCGGGCGAGGTGATCGAGCTCGACCTCGAACCCGACGACGCCAGCGGCGCCGCCATCCCCGAGCCGGACGCCCCGCTCCAGGTCATCCTCGAGCGCCACGACCTCGTCATCGTCGACAAGCCCGCGGGCATGCCCACCGCGCCCCTCAAGCCTGGCGAGCGCGGCACCCTCGCCAACGCCCTCGTCGGCCACTACCCGGAGATGGCGAACATCGGCTTCTCCTCGCGCGAGCCCGGCCTCTGCCACCGCCTCGACACCGAGACCAGCGGCCTGGTCCTCGCCGCCCGCACCGCCAAGGCCTTCGCCGCCCTCGTCAACGCCCTCAAGGAAGCGCGCCTCGACAAGCGCTACCTCCTCATCTGCCAGTCGGGTGACCTCCCCGAGATCGGCGCCATCGAGATCCCCCTCGCGCCCCATCCCAAGGATCGACGGCGCGTCTACCCCTGCATCCATCCCCGCGACGTCATCCGCTACGAGCCGCGTCCGGCCACCACCACCTACCGCCGCGTCGCGCTCGCCGGCCTCTGGGAACTCGTCGAAGCGCGCGCTCCCAAGGCCATGCGCCACCAGATCCGCGCTCACTTTGCGGCCATCGGTCATCCCCTCGCCGGAGACACCCTCTACGGCGGCCCCGCGGCGCCTGGCCTCGAACGCCACGCCCTTCATGCCGAGTACATCGCCTGGGCCGGCAGCGCCGAGGTCCCTGCCTTCACCGCGCGTTCCCCCCTCCCGCCCGACATGCAGGCCATCGTCGGCACCCCCGACATGGCCTCGGACAGCACCGCCGAGGCAGCCGCCCTCGATGACGAGCTGGACGACGATGTCGACGAAGAAGACGAGGACGACGTCGACGAAGGAGACGAGGACGACGACGAGCCGTCCGACGGCGCGGACGACACCGGCGCCAGGTAG
- a CDS encoding Stp1/IreP family PP2C-type Ser/Thr phosphatase codes for MGLSENIRFYAATDVGRMRDHNEDNYLVDKKLALFVVADGMGGHAAGEVASALAVRIIHEELRKERDLIENKARSDGRNPLREILALLEHAVQRACARIHEEAKADATKRGMGTTLSALLIAGAYGYIAHVGDSRIYLLREGRIQQVTEDHTVYNELLKRGKLTRDQIDKVAQKNAITRAVGVYERVEVDTLTIEVLPGDQFLLASDGLHGYIAHPAELEPFFEEEDGAVATSGLIDLANRKGGKDNITAVLVRLGQGDARDSMRARMLALKRDVLARMPLFSRLQEREMLRIMQVAEVQTYEPGQVVVREGDRGDELFIVLSGQVRIVRGDAVLSEIGTGEHFGEMALIRAMPRSATATAVEESELISLRRADFFEILRKEHELAVKLLWQFLGVLADRLDQTSRDLTEAREVIAAEDITDLIFPDTEDPGSSSAQGGTRS; via the coding sequence ATGGGCCTGTCCGAGAACATCAGGTTCTACGCGGCGACCGACGTAGGTCGCATGCGCGATCACAACGAGGACAACTACCTCGTCGACAAGAAGCTGGCCCTCTTCGTCGTGGCAGACGGCATGGGAGGGCACGCCGCGGGAGAGGTGGCGAGTGCTCTCGCTGTCCGGATCATCCACGAGGAGCTGCGCAAAGAGCGCGATCTCATCGAGAACAAGGCCCGGAGCGACGGACGCAACCCGTTGCGCGAGATCCTGGCGCTCCTCGAGCACGCCGTACAGCGGGCCTGCGCCAGGATTCACGAAGAGGCCAAGGCCGACGCCACCAAGCGGGGGATGGGGACCACCCTCTCGGCGCTCCTGATCGCGGGCGCCTATGGCTACATCGCCCACGTCGGTGACAGCCGCATCTACCTCCTCCGCGAAGGCCGCATCCAGCAGGTCACCGAAGACCACACCGTCTACAACGAGCTCCTCAAGCGCGGCAAACTCACCCGCGATCAGATCGACAAGGTCGCGCAGAAGAACGCCATCACCCGCGCCGTCGGTGTGTACGAGCGTGTCGAGGTCGACACCCTCACGATCGAGGTCCTCCCGGGAGACCAGTTCCTCCTCGCGTCAGACGGTCTGCACGGCTACATCGCGCACCCCGCAGAGCTCGAGCCCTTCTTCGAAGAAGAGGACGGCGCCGTCGCCACGAGTGGTCTGATCGACCTGGCCAACCGCAAAGGCGGCAAGGACAACATCACCGCGGTCCTCGTCCGCCTCGGCCAGGGCGACGCGCGCGACAGCATGCGCGCCCGCATGCTCGCGCTCAAGCGAGACGTCCTCGCCAGGATGCCGCTCTTCTCGCGCCTGCAAGAGCGCGAGATGCTTCGCATCATGCAGGTGGCCGAGGTCCAGACCTACGAGCCTGGCCAGGTGGTGGTTCGCGAAGGCGATCGGGGCGACGAGCTGTTCATCGTCCTGTCCGGTCAGGTCAGGATCGTCCGCGGCGACGCGGTCCTCAGTGAGATCGGCACCGGAGAACATTTCGGCGAGATGGCCCTGATCCGCGCCATGCCTCGCTCGGCCACGGCGACCGCCGTGGAGGAGAGCGAGCTGATCTCGCTCCGCCGTGCCGACTTCTTCGAGATCCTCCGCAAGGAGCACGAGCTGGCGGTGAAGCTGCTCTGGCAGTTCCTGGGGGTGCTGGCCGATCGACTCGATCAGACCTCCAGGGACCTCACGGAGGCCCGCGAGGTGATCGCGGCCGAGGACATCACCGACCTGATCTTCCCCGACACGGAAGACCCTGGGAGCAGCTCGGCCCAGGGAGGCACGCGCTCCTGA
- the radC gene encoding RadC family protein, with amino-acid sequence MAGCRVTSLADVVLPAGPRERALEVGVSALGDADLLAIVLGTGLPGRPVTLLSASVLHHFSGLDGLARLGPHALAEHPGLGLAKALRIAAAIELGRRSHERAARPRPPIRTSAAIATWCAARFGSLEHEQMWVISLDGRNGMRGARRVAQGGQHGCSVSARDILRAALADAAAAMVLVHNHPSGDPNPSPEDVVMTRAVSAAGLLVGVPLVDHVILAPDGHYASLLDLGVLGEEDS; translated from the coding sequence ATGGCTGGTTGTCGTGTGACCTCTCTGGCTGATGTCGTCCTGCCTGCTGGGCCCCGCGAGCGGGCCCTCGAAGTCGGTGTTTCAGCACTCGGCGACGCGGACTTGCTCGCGATCGTGCTCGGGACGGGTCTCCCAGGTCGACCCGTCACCCTGCTCTCCGCCTCCGTCCTTCATCATTTCTCTGGCCTCGATGGCCTGGCGCGCCTCGGACCCCACGCGCTGGCCGAGCATCCTGGCCTCGGTCTCGCCAAGGCGCTCCGGATCGCGGCCGCCATCGAGCTGGGACGTCGCTCCCACGAGCGCGCCGCGCGCCCCCGGCCGCCGATCCGGACCTCGGCCGCGATCGCCACCTGGTGCGCAGCGAGATTCGGGAGCCTGGAGCACGAGCAGATGTGGGTCATCTCGCTGGACGGCCGGAACGGTATGCGCGGCGCGCGCCGCGTCGCCCAGGGAGGGCAGCACGGCTGCTCGGTGAGCGCGCGCGACATCTTGCGCGCGGCGCTCGCCGATGCTGCTGCGGCCATGGTGCTGGTGCACAACCACCCCAGCGGCGACCCCAACCCCTCTCCCGAGGACGTGGTCATGACCCGCGCCGTATCGGCCGCGGGCCTCCTCGTCGGCGTGCCCCTCGTGGACCACGTGATCCTGGCACCCGACGGCCACTACGCATCGCTGCTCGATCTCGGTGTCCTCGGCGAGGAGGATTCCTAG
- a CDS encoding competence/damage-inducible protein A has translation MKTAAALVIGNELLSGKIADANLVVLARTLREAGVELRRAVFVLDDVDVIAEEVRALAGAHDVLFTSGGVGPTHDDVTIEGVARAFGAPVVTSPILADLLRGHYGDRLLEGHLFMARVPEGARLVSGETVVWPVVVMQNVWILPGVPEIFLAKQPLIRAELAGESPFISFAVLTTLDEGQLKPMLDRVVEDHRDVAIGSYPRWSGAEYRTRLTFDGLLEDRVRAARDAFASSLPAGTLVGVE, from the coding sequence ATGAAGACGGCGGCGGCGCTGGTAATTGGCAACGAGCTGCTCAGCGGGAAGATCGCGGACGCCAACCTGGTCGTCCTCGCGCGTACCTTGCGCGAAGCCGGCGTGGAACTCCGGCGTGCCGTCTTCGTGCTGGACGACGTGGACGTCATCGCCGAAGAAGTCCGAGCGCTCGCCGGCGCTCACGACGTGCTCTTCACGAGCGGCGGCGTGGGCCCGACGCATGACGACGTCACCATCGAAGGGGTGGCCCGTGCCTTCGGCGCCCCCGTGGTCACCTCACCGATTCTGGCCGACCTCTTGCGGGGCCACTACGGGGACCGCCTCCTGGAAGGGCACCTCTTCATGGCCCGTGTTCCAGAAGGAGCCAGGTTGGTCTCGGGAGAGACCGTCGTCTGGCCGGTCGTGGTGATGCAGAACGTCTGGATCCTCCCGGGGGTCCCCGAGATCTTCCTCGCCAAGCAGCCCCTCATTCGCGCCGAACTGGCCGGAGAGAGCCCATTCATCTCGTTCGCCGTGCTCACCACCCTCGACGAAGGTCAGCTCAAGCCGATGCTCGACCGGGTCGTCGAGGACCATCGTGACGTCGCCATCGGCTCCTACCCCCGCTGGTCCGGCGCCGAGTACCGCACACGCCTCACCTTCGACGGCCTCCTCGAGGACCGAGTGCGTGCCGCGCGTGATGCGTTCGCCTCCAGCCTGCCTGCGGGCACCTTGGTCGGCGTCGAGTAG
- the xseB gene encoding exodeoxyribonuclease VII small subunit — protein MTERQDEGAGSAAGKTAKAAAPGTELVSFEDSTRRLAQIVAELEGGDMPLERALSLFEEGVRLSRAAQERLDGAERRVEELLGVDADGRPTTREFESS, from the coding sequence ATGACGGAACGACAGGACGAAGGAGCTGGAAGCGCGGCCGGGAAGACGGCAAAGGCCGCCGCACCTGGTACCGAGCTGGTGTCCTTCGAGGACTCCACCCGACGCCTCGCCCAGATCGTTGCCGAGCTCGAGGGGGGCGACATGCCGCTCGAGCGCGCCCTGTCGCTCTTCGAAGAAGGGGTGCGTCTCTCGCGTGCGGCACAGGAGCGCCTCGACGGCGCGGAGCGACGTGTCGAGGAACTCCTCGGCGTGGACGCAGACGGACGTCCGACGACGCGTGAGTTCGAGAGCAGCTAA